The following coding sequences lie in one Mycoplasma tauri genomic window:
- a CDS encoding DNA topoisomerase subunit B encodes MEESKNQNKNIEPKSNDYDASNIRVLEGLEAVRVRPGMYIGTITDKGLHHLVWEIVDNSVDECMAGFADSIKITICKDGYIEVQDNGRGIPVDKHPQTGLSTVETVLTVLHAGGKFDSGAYKVSGGLHGVGASVVNALSEDLHVWVKRDGHEHYAHFEKGGQTVQPLTIINDVPKNETGTKIKFYPDFTILEKHPFSVEAIEDHAKRVAYLTKGTKLTVVDEINETTSEFYYEGGLVDYINELNEGQRVIHPQIVYAEGSYDSEKSGTKISVEVALQYTANFQPRITTYTNNIVTIEGGTHDQGFYDALVRIINTYAFKNNLIKNENDKLNKEDISKGLVAIVSVKHPNPIFEGQTKGKLNNKDARAAVREILAPVLERYFNENPVDAKEIINKCLQSRKSRLAAEAAAKAVQANSSVDGVANLPGKLANCTSKNAEICELYIVEGNSAGGSAKMGRDRNTQAILPLRGKVINSEKSVPEKVLSNAEIISLITALGTGLNESFNINKLRYHKIIIMTDADVDGAHIRTLLLTFFYRYFKPLIEYGFVYIAQPPLYKIQQNKFVGYAYNDAQKDEIMSSLNPNAKVLVQRYKGLGEMDPEQLWETTMDPANRKMYQVQINDAAKADWAFTTLMGDDVLPRREFIEKNAKYVKNIDI; translated from the coding sequence ATGGAAGAGTCAAAAAATCAGAACAAAAATATTGAACCTAAATCAAATGATTATGATGCATCAAATATTAGAGTACTTGAAGGACTAGAAGCTGTAAGAGTTCGTCCTGGTATGTATATTGGAACTATTACTGACAAAGGCCTTCACCATTTAGTTTGAGAAATAGTTGATAATTCAGTAGATGAATGTATGGCAGGATTTGCAGATAGCATAAAAATAACAATTTGTAAAGATGGGTATATAGAAGTACAAGATAATGGCCGTGGTATTCCAGTTGATAAACACCCACAAACTGGATTATCTACTGTTGAAACTGTTTTAACAGTATTACATGCTGGTGGTAAATTTGATTCAGGTGCATATAAAGTATCTGGTGGGCTTCATGGTGTTGGTGCTTCAGTAGTTAATGCGCTTAGTGAAGACTTACATGTTTGAGTAAAAAGAGATGGCCATGAGCATTATGCTCATTTTGAAAAAGGCGGGCAAACAGTACAACCGTTAACAATTATCAATGATGTTCCAAAAAACGAAACTGGAACAAAGATAAAATTTTATCCTGATTTCACAATATTGGAAAAACATCCTTTTTCTGTTGAAGCTATTGAAGATCATGCAAAAAGAGTTGCTTACTTAACAAAAGGCACTAAACTAACAGTTGTTGATGAAATAAATGAAACAACAAGTGAATTCTACTATGAGGGCGGTTTAGTTGACTATATCAATGAGCTAAATGAAGGGCAAAGAGTTATTCATCCTCAAATAGTTTATGCAGAAGGTTCATATGATAGTGAAAAATCTGGCACAAAAATATCAGTAGAAGTTGCTCTCCAATATACAGCTAACTTTCAACCACGCATAACAACATATACAAACAATATTGTCACTATAGAGGGTGGAACACATGACCAAGGTTTTTATGATGCTTTAGTTAGAATTATTAATACATATGCATTCAAAAATAACTTAATTAAAAACGAAAACGATAAATTAAATAAGGAAGATATTTCAAAAGGTTTAGTCGCCATTGTATCTGTAAAACATCCTAATCCTATTTTTGAAGGGCAAACAAAAGGAAAACTTAATAATAAAGATGCTCGTGCTGCAGTTCGTGAAATTTTAGCTCCTGTACTCGAAAGATATTTCAATGAAAATCCTGTAGATGCTAAAGAGATAATTAATAAATGTTTACAATCTAGAAAATCTCGTTTAGCTGCAGAAGCTGCTGCAAAAGCAGTTCAAGCAAATTCTTCAGTTGATGGTGTAGCTAATTTACCAGGAAAACTAGCTAATTGTACAAGCAAAAATGCTGAAATTTGTGAACTTTATATTGTCGAAGGTAACTCTGCTGGTGGTTCAGCAAAAATGGGTCGTGATAGAAACACTCAAGCTATATTACCGCTAAGAGGTAAAGTTATAAATTCTGAAAAATCTGTCCCAGAAAAGGTTTTATCAAATGCAGAAATTATTTCATTAATAACTGCTTTAGGAACAGGACTTAATGAATCATTTAACATTAACAAGTTAAGATATCATAAAATAATAATAATGACAGATGCTGATGTTGATGGTGCGCACATTAGAACATTACTGCTTACATTCTTTTACAGATATTTCAAACCTCTTATTGAATATGGCTTTGTATATATTGCTCAACCTCCACTTTATAAAATTCAGCAAAACAAATTTGTTGGATATGCCTATAATGATGCGCAAAAAGACGAAATTATGTCTTCATTAAATCCTAATGCAAAAGTGTTAGTGCAAAGATATAAAGGTCTTGGTGAAATGGACCCTGAACAACTTTGAGAAACAACAATGGATCCTGCAAATAGAAAAATGTATCAAGTTCAAATTAATGATGCTGCAAAGGCCGATTGAGCATTTACAACTTTAATGGGTGATGACGTTTTACCACGTAGAGAATTCATTGAAAAAAATGCTAAATATGTTAAGAACATTGATATATAG
- a CDS encoding LacI family DNA-binding transcriptional regulator, which yields MKNFSYKDIAKIANVSISTVSRFYNGGYVSKATKAKIREIVSKHNYYPNHGARLIRGNDNSIFVIMPENSPNYYSSIILGINNQAKLLNMRTLTIYANPDPEKYIETIRYVLSWKPLAIIFLLPHENKEKITNYIRQNVTGCGSLVYPSKDAKVNHLTIDYSKAFYELTSRFIRYIDENEKIAFVNDYKLSQAEQQERWSGFEKFCRENNINPCRIDVDNRNEREIAKFINYIYQNNIVNLVCSTHETFVTLVASKDKNLRLTDIGYTSIYDWKNNYKCKIFIDYHMLGANMVKQVSDSISNGMTIYNRRFDYIQIIERK from the coding sequence ATGAAAAATTTTTCTTATAAAGATATTGCAAAAATAGCAAATGTTTCAATCAGTACAGTTAGTCGTTTTTATAATGGTGGCTATGTTTCTAAAGCTACAAAGGCTAAAATAAGAGAGATTGTATCAAAACATAATTACTATCCAAATCATGGAGCTAGATTAATTAGAGGAAATGATAATTCTATTTTTGTAATTATGCCAGAGAACTCTCCTAATTATTATTCATCTATTATTTTAGGGATTAATAATCAAGCTAAATTATTAAACATGCGTACTTTAACAATTTATGCAAACCCTGATCCAGAAAAATACATTGAAACAATTAGATATGTTTTATCTTGAAAACCATTAGCTATTATTTTCTTATTGCCGCATGAAAATAAGGAGAAAATTACAAATTATATTCGCCAAAATGTCACAGGTTGCGGTTCTTTAGTTTATCCTTCTAAAGATGCAAAAGTAAACCATTTAACTATTGATTATTCAAAAGCATTTTATGAGTTAACTTCAAGATTTATAAGATATATTGATGAAAACGAGAAAATTGCTTTTGTGAATGATTACAAATTATCACAGGCCGAACAGCAAGAAAGATGATCTGGATTTGAAAAATTCTGCAGAGAGAATAATATTAATCCATGCAGAATTGATGTTGATAATAGAAATGAAAGAGAAATCGCGAAATTTATTAATTATATCTATCAAAACAATATAGTTAATTTAGTTTGTTCAACTCATGAAACATTTGTTACTTTAGTTGCTTCTAAAGATAAAAACCTTAGACTTACTGATATAGGTTACACATCTATTTATGATTGAAAAAATAACTATAAGTGCAAAATTTTTATAGACTATCATATGCTCGGCGCAAACATGGTTAAACAAGTCTCTGATTCAATTTCTAATGGAATGACTATCTACAATCGTAGATTTGACTATATTCAAATTATTGAAAGAAAATAA
- the prfA gene encoding peptide chain release factor 1 — protein MEKTMYKSLSEIKNSYFEILEKLNQPEVINNIKEYTKLNKEASKIKEIADTFTIYENLVKDTESAKILLDSKNEEEIEFAKIIISENTSKLDELEDKLKILILPQDENDDKNVIVEIRGAAGGDEANIFAGDLFKMYTKFAEELNFKIKILSTSNSSVGGFTQVVFSIKGEKAYSKFKFESGVHRVQRVPVTESQGRIHTSTATVTVMPEIDDSIEIEVKPSDIKVDVFRSSGAGGQSVNTTDSAVRITHLPTNIVVTSQDERSQLANRETAMTILKSKLYDLELQKKQDEESGYRKLAGHGDRSEKIRTYNYPQDRVTDHRIGFSTSLKPIMEGRLTPIINALLAEEQNQKIKDSGF, from the coding sequence ATGGAAAAAACAATGTATAAGTCGTTATCTGAAATTAAAAATAGTTATTTTGAAATTTTAGAAAAATTAAACCAACCCGAAGTTATTAATAATATTAAAGAATATACAAAATTAAACAAAGAAGCATCTAAGATAAAAGAAATAGCTGATACCTTTACAATTTATGAGAATCTTGTTAAGGACACTGAGTCAGCTAAAATTTTATTAGATTCTAAAAATGAAGAAGAAATTGAGTTTGCAAAAATAATTATTTCCGAAAACACTAGTAAATTAGATGAATTAGAAGATAAATTAAAAATATTAATTTTGCCACAAGATGAAAATGATGATAAAAATGTTATTGTAGAAATTAGAGGCGCCGCAGGTGGAGATGAAGCAAATATTTTTGCTGGTGATTTGTTTAAAATGTATACAAAATTTGCTGAAGAGTTAAATTTTAAAATTAAAATTTTATCAACAAGTAATTCAAGTGTTGGTGGATTTACACAAGTTGTTTTTTCAATCAAAGGCGAAAAGGCTTATTCAAAATTTAAGTTTGAGTCTGGTGTTCATAGAGTTCAAAGAGTTCCTGTAACTGAATCGCAAGGCAGAATTCACACTTCTACAGCAACAGTTACAGTCATGCCAGAAATTGATGATTCAATTGAGATTGAAGTTAAACCAAGCGATATTAAAGTTGATGTTTTTAGGTCATCAGGAGCTGGTGGACAATCAGTTAATACAACAGATTCTGCTGTTCGTATTACTCACTTACCAACCAATATAGTTGTTACATCACAAGATGAAAGAAGTCAATTAGCTAATAGAGAAACTGCTATGACTATTCTAAAATCTAAACTTTATGATTTAGAGTTACAAAAAAAACAAGACGAAGAATCTGGATATAGAAAATTGGCAGGACATGGGGATAGAAGTGAAAAAATCAGAACATATAATTATCCTCAAGATAGAGTTACTGACCATAGAATTGGTTTTTCAACAAGCTTAAAACCTATAATGGAAGGCAGATTGACTCCTATAATTAATGCTTTATTGGCCGAAGAACAAAATCAAAAAATAAAAGATAGTGGGTTTTAG
- the mgtA gene encoding magnesium-translocating P-type ATPase: MKKNNLKNSTNDIQKELIINSKINVNELYTKLNSSQKGITNDDQIEENREKFGKNSLSKKNKNVILKRIIEAFFNPFSIILMILSLISLIIDVIIPLSQDKNAEPATIIIIMSMVLVSGILHAIEDSRNSSSASKLIQMVQTTTKVERNGVYYEIPLDEVVVGDIVILAAGDIIPADLRILSAKDLFVSQASLTGESEPVEKFASSRYINTEVQSVTDLNNVAFMGSNIISGSAKAIVIVTGDNTYLGQVAKKINEKPAKTSFEKGINAISWLLFKIMISVVPIVFLIVGLKNYSNGHKWIEALMFAISVAVGLTPEMLPMIVTSTLAKGATKMSKKKTIVKSLNSIQNFGAMDVFCTDKTGTLTLDQVVLQMHLDVLGHEDFNVLKYGFLNSYYQTGLKNLLDLSILNKTEELSDTVAELRNLETVYKKIDEIPFDFNRKRMTVLVKNKNSDIEMVTKGAVEEILSVCAYLELNNEIKKLDKSMIDKVLKQVDKLNDQGMRVIAVARKKNPSNEGKFSVEDEKDMTLIGYLAFLDPPKESTASAIKNLYELGVDVKILTGDNARVTKAICDKVGIPTEGIILGKDLIGIEYEQLKDLVNKHNIFAKLSPNQKADIIQALKDKGHVVGYMGDGINDAPAMKAADVSISVDTAVDIAKESANIILLEKDLNVLATGIVEGRKTYANMNKYIKMTISSNFGNIFSILIAAILLPFVPLAAAQILFMNLVYDIACGTIPWDNVDKEFIKRPRQFNIKMIVKFMLWFGPVSSIIDILAFILLNWVFIPQLYPELNRDSIEWVILFQTGWFVISMWTQSLIIHFIRTEKIPFIQSRSSILLFLSSFLGIALVTTVPYIPGLNVLLKVKPLNPWFYLMMAGLVLLYITLVMIVKLIYKKIYKEIL, translated from the coding sequence ATGAAAAAAAATAATCTTAAAAATTCAACAAATGACATTCAAAAAGAGTTGATTATTAATTCAAAAATAAATGTAAATGAGTTATACACTAAATTGAATTCGTCCCAGAAAGGGATTACAAACGATGATCAAATTGAAGAAAATAGAGAAAAATTTGGTAAAAACTCACTTAGCAAAAAGAATAAGAATGTTATTTTAAAAAGAATAATTGAAGCTTTTTTTAATCCATTTTCAATTATATTAATGATTCTCTCCCTTATTTCATTGATTATAGATGTCATTATTCCCTTGTCGCAGGATAAAAATGCAGAACCAGCAACAATAATAATTATTATGTCAATGGTTTTAGTAAGTGGAATTTTGCATGCAATAGAAGATTCAAGAAATAGTTCATCAGCATCAAAACTTATACAAATGGTTCAAACAACAACCAAAGTTGAAAGAAATGGAGTATATTATGAGATTCCATTAGATGAAGTTGTTGTAGGTGATATTGTAATATTAGCTGCTGGCGATATTATTCCAGCAGATTTAAGAATTTTAAGTGCAAAAGACTTATTTGTTTCGCAAGCTTCACTTACAGGAGAAAGTGAACCAGTTGAAAAGTTTGCAAGTAGCAGATATATAAATACTGAAGTTCAAAGTGTAACAGATTTAAATAATGTTGCTTTCATGGGGTCTAATATTATTTCTGGAAGTGCAAAAGCAATTGTAATTGTTACAGGTGACAATACATATTTAGGCCAAGTGGCTAAAAAAATTAATGAAAAACCTGCAAAAACAAGTTTTGAAAAAGGAATAAATGCTATTTCTTGATTATTATTTAAAATAATGATTTCAGTTGTGCCTATTGTTTTTTTAATTGTAGGACTTAAAAATTACAGTAATGGACATAAATGAATAGAGGCTTTAATGTTTGCAATTTCTGTTGCAGTAGGCCTAACTCCGGAAATGCTACCTATGATTGTGACTAGTACTCTAGCTAAGGGTGCAACAAAGATGTCTAAAAAGAAAACAATTGTCAAGAGCTTAAATTCAATTCAGAATTTTGGAGCAATGGATGTTTTTTGTACGGATAAAACCGGGACATTAACGCTTGATCAAGTTGTTTTACAGATGCATTTAGACGTTTTAGGACATGAAGATTTTAATGTTTTAAAATATGGTTTTTTAAATAGTTATTATCAAACCGGATTAAAAAATTTGTTAGATTTATCTATATTAAATAAAACAGAAGAATTAAGTGATACAGTAGCTGAATTAAGAAATCTTGAGACTGTTTATAAGAAAATTGATGAAATTCCATTTGATTTTAATCGTAAAAGAATGACAGTTTTAGTAAAAAATAAGAACAGTGATATTGAAATGGTTACAAAAGGAGCCGTTGAAGAAATTTTATCAGTTTGCGCTTATTTAGAATTAAATAATGAAATTAAAAAACTTGATAAAAGTATGATTGATAAAGTTCTTAAACAAGTTGATAAATTAAATGATCAAGGTATGCGTGTGATAGCGGTTGCTAGAAAAAAGAATCCAAGTAATGAAGGAAAATTTAGTGTTGAAGATGAAAAAGATATGACTTTAATAGGATACTTGGCTTTTTTAGATCCACCAAAAGAATCTACTGCATCAGCTATCAAAAACCTTTATGAATTAGGAGTAGATGTCAAAATATTAACTGGAGATAATGCTAGAGTAACAAAAGCTATATGTGATAAAGTTGGTATTCCAACAGAAGGCATCATTTTAGGTAAGGATTTAATTGGGATAGAATATGAGCAGTTAAAAGATTTGGTAAATAAACATAATATTTTTGCTAAATTAAGTCCCAATCAAAAGGCTGATATTATTCAAGCACTCAAAGATAAAGGTCATGTAGTAGGTTACATGGGTGATGGAATTAATGATGCTCCAGCAATGAAAGCTGCTGATGTTTCTATATCTGTGGATACTGCTGTTGATATTGCAAAAGAAAGCGCCAATATAATTCTTTTAGAAAAAGATTTAAATGTTCTGGCAACAGGAATTGTCGAGGGCAGAAAAACATATGCTAATATGAATAAATACATAAAAATGACAATAAGTAGTAATTTTGGAAATATTTTTAGTATTTTAATTGCTGCAATTTTACTCCCTTTTGTACCATTAGCTGCTGCACAAATATTGTTTATGAATTTAGTTTATGACATAGCTTGTGGGACAATACCATGAGATAATGTTGATAAGGAATTTATAAAAAGACCACGACAGTTCAATATAAAAATGATAGTTAAATTTATGTTGTGATTTGGACCAGTTAGTTCAATAATTGACATTTTGGCTTTTATATTATTAAATTGAGTATTTATACCACAATTATATCCAGAGCTTAACAGAGATTCAATTGAGTGAGTAATATTATTCCAAACAGGTTGGTTTGTAATATCTATGTGAACACAAAGTTTAATAATTCATTTTATAAGAACTGAAAAAATACCTTTTATTCAATCAAGATCATCAATACTGTTGTTCTTATCTTCATTTTTGGGAATAGCATTAGTTACTACAGTGCCATATATTCCTGGTCTTAATGTTTTACTAAAAGTTAAACCATTAAATCCTTGGTTCTATTTAATGATGGCAGGATTGGTATTGCTATATATTACATTGGTTATGATTGTTAAATTAATTTACAAAAAAATATATAAGGAAATTTTATAA
- a CDS encoding ABC transporter ATP-binding protein, with the protein MEELKNDKKNKKKQNINKKAFSDILDAEKIQSSNINKLEIKKGEKITKDNIFALLDAKSDKKNILVPRKIKRMLVKLNTKKHKKETNKNLKNDPDKVIEIKNVSKYYVSDNVVTRVLKNVTMDVKKGELILIFGISGGGKSTLLNLMSGLDRPTKGDVIVCNNSLAHLSNNKLTLFRRKHVSFIFQNYNLLENLSAYDNVETGRYLQLDPERKNDIYELFKKFGLEEEINKYPSQMSGGQQQRVSIMRALAKNSDIIFADEPTGALDEITTKIVLKFLYEVNKEKGTTVVMVSHNPIMAAMADRVVYVSNGIIEKIEVNKNPIHPDEIDLFKE; encoded by the coding sequence ATGGAAGAGTTAAAAAATGATAAGAAAAACAAGAAAAAGCAAAATATTAATAAAAAAGCTTTTTCAGATATCCTTGATGCTGAAAAAATTCAAAGTAGCAATATTAATAAATTAGAAATTAAAAAAGGCGAAAAAATAACAAAAGACAATATTTTTGCCTTATTAGATGCAAAAAGCGATAAAAAAAATATTCTTGTTCCAAGAAAAATAAAAAGAATGCTTGTTAAGTTAAATACTAAAAAGCATAAAAAAGAAACTAACAAAAATTTGAAAAATGATCCTGATAAAGTTATTGAAATTAAAAATGTAAGTAAATACTATGTTAGCGATAACGTCGTTACAAGGGTTTTAAAAAATGTAACTATGGATGTCAAAAAAGGTGAATTAATTTTAATTTTTGGTATCTCGGGCGGTGGCAAGAGTACACTATTAAACTTAATGAGCGGGCTTGATAGGCCAACAAAAGGAGATGTTATTGTTTGCAATAATTCTTTAGCACATTTATCAAATAATAAGTTAACTTTATTTAGAAGAAAACATGTGAGTTTTATTTTTCAAAACTATAACTTGTTAGAAAACTTAAGTGCATATGATAATGTAGAAACTGGGAGATATTTACAGTTAGACCCAGAAAGAAAAAATGATATTTATGAATTATTTAAAAAGTTTGGTTTAGAAGAAGAAATTAATAAGTATCCTTCACAGATGTCCGGTGGACAACAACAAAGAGTTTCTATTATGAGAGCTTTGGCAAAAAATTCTGACATTATTTTTGCAGATGAACCAACTGGTGCTCTTGATGAAATAACTACTAAAATAGTCTTAAAATTTCTTTATGAAGTTAATAAGGAAAAAGGAACAACAGTTGTTATGGTATCTCATAATCCAATTATGGCTGCTATGGCAGATAGGGTTGTTTATGTTTCAAATGGTATAATTGAAAAAATTGAAGTTAACAAAAATCCCATTCATCCTGACGAAATAGATTTATTTAAAGAGTAA
- the smpB gene encoding SsrA-binding protein gives MKIISNNKKGINGYKIINKYEAGVSLLGWEVKSARAFQVNLNNSYIFYKKGELFLTNAVFAKYMLLKCDEMRNRKLLMHKHEIIRIANKIDKLGNATIKPTKIYFNEKSKIKLEIAIVQKMNKADKREDIKRKDNEKYIQSIKKSYQ, from the coding sequence ATGAAAATAATTAGCAATAATAAAAAAGGAATCAATGGTTATAAAATTATTAATAAGTATGAAGCAGGTGTTTCACTTTTAGGTTGAGAAGTAAAATCTGCAAGGGCATTTCAAGTTAATTTAAATAATTCTTATATTTTTTATAAAAAGGGCGAATTATTTTTAACAAACGCAGTTTTTGCTAAATATATGTTATTAAAATGTGATGAAATGCGCAATAGAAAATTACTTATGCATAAACATGAAATTATAAGAATTGCTAATAAAATAGATAAATTAGGAAATGCAACAATTAAACCAACTAAAATTTATTTTAATGAAAAATCAAAAATAAAACTAGAAATAGCTATTGTTCAAAAAATGAATAAAGCTGATAAAAGAGAAGATATAAAACGTAAAGATAATGAAAAATATATACAATCTATTAAAAAAAGTTACCAATAA
- a CDS encoding thioredoxin family protein → MIKEISQNEYINDIKNNEKDLYILVFHALWCGPCRMFKESLLDISEKDDVKVYRINVDENSELSSEFQVRSIPKWFIFKDGKEISSHNGYMPYEDLKKIINEIQ, encoded by the coding sequence ATGATTAAAGAAATTAGTCAAAACGAATACATTAACGATATTAAAAATAATGAAAAAGATCTTTACATATTGGTTTTTCATGCTTTATGATGTGGACCATGTAGAATGTTTAAAGAATCGTTATTAGACATATCTGAAAAAGATGATGTAAAAGTATACCGTATTAACGTGGATGAAAACTCTGAATTATCTTCAGAATTTCAAGTACGCTCAATTCCAAAATGATTTATATTTAAAGATGGAAAAGAAATTTCTTCACACAATGGTTATATGCCATATGAAGACTTAAAAAAGATAATTAATGAAATACAATAA
- a CDS encoding DUF2179 domain-containing protein has protein sequence MVEKEDEKIINENDNEQKRIDLQKEVLNDVLHGKHDYKGINDILTENKTNKKKRVVERKNTSYRYTKMSNFVLQLSRFYALMPLWKLGLITAFFSVLYGIAGIFLVKNPGIYNFGLAAFGQAVSRLTMTILRNNPNITPTIYNVIDHSLFWFLYLVLSIPIFIFGWKKLGKVYTILTIEFLVLSSAISLLLGQIPNINNFTLFGKFGHPRISQDIKDALIASGWNKGNINSVINLLPLSWADGGNTIVQIIFAVIYGILLAYFFAIIAIIGGSAGVTGIIGEYMSVYKQKSFGTINGYINIVIILISVAIGTYIPSSLIAQDFNNLGAEFANNQVVKDIADSRWKTDLFFSPNFISTLICNFIFVIYLNGLFPRFKIVQFKVYTHRLDEIKESIVTDKKTINSFTIQKGEGGYSGKKLEIISSITLYRQIPRLIKKVREVDDEALITINDISSIDGKIYIPEHKF, from the coding sequence ATGGTTGAAAAAGAAGATGAAAAAATTATTAATGAAAATGATAATGAACAAAAAAGAATAGACCTTCAAAAAGAAGTTTTAAATGATGTTTTGCATGGCAAGCATGATTATAAGGGAATAAATGATATTCTTACTGAGAATAAAACTAACAAAAAAAAGAGAGTTGTTGAAAGAAAAAATACAAGTTATAGATACACAAAAATGTCTAATTTTGTATTACAACTTTCTAGGTTTTATGCATTAATGCCTCTTTGAAAACTTGGTTTAATAACAGCTTTTTTTTCAGTGCTATATGGTATTGCGGGTATTTTCTTAGTTAAAAATCCCGGTATTTATAACTTTGGTTTAGCTGCTTTTGGTCAAGCTGTGTCAAGATTGACAATGACAATATTAAGAAATAATCCAAATATTACACCTACTATTTATAATGTTATTGATCATTCTTTATTCTGATTCCTATATCTTGTTTTAAGTATTCCAATTTTTATCTTTGGTTGAAAAAAACTTGGGAAAGTTTACACTATTCTAACAATTGAATTTTTAGTTTTAAGTAGTGCCATTTCATTACTTTTAGGACAAATACCTAACATAAACAATTTCACGTTATTTGGTAAATTTGGCCATCCTAGAATAAGTCAAGATATTAAAGATGCCCTTATAGCTAGTGGTTGAAACAAAGGCAATATTAATTCAGTAATTAATTTATTGCCATTATCATGAGCTGATGGTGGAAACACAATTGTTCAAATTATTTTTGCGGTTATTTATGGAATTTTATTAGCTTACTTTTTTGCAATAATAGCAATAATTGGCGGTTCTGCAGGAGTTACAGGCATAATAGGTGAATATATGTCTGTTTACAAACAAAAAAGTTTCGGAACAATTAATGGATATATAAATATTGTTATTATTTTGATAAGTGTTGCAATAGGTACTTATATACCAAGTAGTTTGATAGCCCAAGATTTCAATAATTTAGGCGCAGAATTTGCTAATAATCAAGTTGTTAAAGATATAGCAGACTCAAGATGAAAAACTGATTTATTTTTCTCTCCAAATTTTATATCAACATTAATTTGTAATTTCATATTTGTAATTTATTTAAATGGATTATTCCCAAGATTTAAAATTGTTCAATTTAAAGTGTATACTCACAGGCTAGATGAAATTAAAGAGTCTATTGTTACTGACAAAAAAACTATTAATAGCTTCACAATTCAAAAAGGCGAAGGTGGTTACTCAGGTAAAAAACTTGAAATTATTTCCTCAATTACACTTTATAGACAAATACCTCGCTTGATTAAAAAAGTTAGGGAAGTTGATGATGAAGCATTGATTACAATAAATGATATTTCATCAATTGATGGGAAAATTTATATACCTGAACATAAATTTTAA